The following are from one region of the Polaribacter marinaquae genome:
- a CDS encoding lysophospholipid acyltransferase family protein: MALVTSKEIAQVIGLQKFGFLGTFIGWILLRILRISAINKIYDNNKNKSDLDFLNGILDDCNIKFEIPEEDLKRIPKDGPFITVSNHPLGGIDGVLLLKLLIEKRADYKIIANFLLHRVEPLKPYVMPVNPFETRKDAKSSVAGIKSALLHLKEGKPLGIFPAGEVSTYKDGKLNVDKPWEEGAVRLIKKANVPVIPIYFHAKNSRLFYFLSKISDTLRTAKLPSEVMNQGGRVVKVRIGKPISVKDQNEFKEIPAFYEFIRKKTYMLANPFEKAHKLISAQNIKIKKPAKKITAQRSTDLFVKEVNAIRDNGGRLLESKNYEVFFASAKEVPNLLHEIGRLREITFRAVGEGTNKSIDLDKYDRYYHHLILWDREANVLVGAYRMGLGKEIYKKYGINGFYVQTLFRVEPELHQMMENTIEMGRAFIIGEYQQKPMPLFLLWKGIVHVTLRHPEYKYLMGGVSISNQFSDFSKSLMIEFMKSHYYDPYIAQYIYPKKEYKVKLKDGDKDFVFDATKSDMQKFDKIIDEIEPGALRIPVLIKKYVKQNARLVAFNVDPKFNNAVDGLMYIKVSDIPESTVKPVMEEFQAELERKATELQKSK, from the coding sequence ATGGCATTAGTAACATCTAAAGAAATTGCGCAAGTAATTGGTTTACAAAAGTTTGGATTTTTAGGGACTTTTATTGGTTGGATTCTGTTAAGAATTCTTCGCATTTCTGCTATCAATAAAATCTACGATAACAACAAAAATAAATCTGATTTAGATTTTTTAAACGGAATTTTAGATGATTGTAATATAAAATTCGAAATTCCGGAAGAGGATTTAAAACGTATACCTAAAGATGGGCCGTTTATAACTGTTTCAAATCATCCTTTAGGTGGTATTGATGGTGTTTTACTATTAAAACTATTAATCGAAAAAAGAGCAGATTACAAAATTATCGCTAATTTTTTATTGCACCGAGTAGAGCCATTAAAGCCTTACGTAATGCCTGTTAATCCTTTTGAAACTAGAAAGGATGCAAAATCTAGCGTTGCCGGAATTAAAAGTGCTTTATTACATTTAAAAGAAGGAAAGCCATTGGGGATTTTTCCTGCAGGAGAAGTTTCTACATACAAAGACGGTAAGTTAAATGTAGATAAACCATGGGAAGAAGGTGCTGTTAGATTGATTAAAAAAGCAAACGTACCAGTTATTCCGATTTATTTTCATGCAAAAAATAGTAGATTATTTTACTTTCTTTCTAAAATATCTGATACGCTAAGAACAGCAAAATTACCTTCGGAAGTAATGAATCAAGGTGGTAGAGTTGTAAAAGTTAGAATAGGAAAACCAATTTCTGTAAAAGATCAAAACGAGTTTAAAGAAATACCTGCGTTTTATGAATTTATAAGGAAGAAAACCTACATGTTGGCGAATCCTTTTGAAAAAGCGCACAAGTTAATTTCTGCACAGAATATCAAAATTAAAAAGCCAGCAAAAAAAATAACAGCACAAAGAAGCACAGATCTTTTTGTAAAAGAAGTAAATGCTATTAGAGATAATGGCGGTAGATTATTAGAAAGTAAAAACTACGAAGTGTTTTTTGCAAGTGCAAAAGAAGTACCTAATTTATTACATGAAATTGGTAGATTACGCGAAATAACTTTTAGAGCTGTTGGTGAAGGAACAAATAAATCTATCGACTTAGATAAATATGACAGGTATTATCATCACTTAATTTTATGGGACAGAGAAGCGAATGTTTTGGTTGGAGCATATAGAATGGGTCTTGGTAAAGAAATTTATAAAAAGTACGGAATTAACGGTTTTTACGTTCAGACCTTATTTAGAGTAGAGCCAGAACTGCATCAAATGATGGAAAATACCATCGAAATGGGTAGAGCTTTTATTATTGGCGAATATCAGCAAAAACCAATGCCGTTATTTTTATTATGGAAAGGAATTGTACATGTTACCTTGCGTCATCCAGAGTATAAATATTTAATGGGCGGAGTTTCTATTAGCAATCAGTTTTCAGATTTTTCAAAATCGTTAATGATAGAGTTTATGAAATCTCATTATTACGATCCTTACATTGCACAATACATTTATCCGAAGAAAGAATACAAGGTTAAATTAAAAGATGGTGATAAAGATTTTGTTTTTGATGCAACAAAATCTGATATGCAAAAATTTGATAAAATTATAGACGAGATAGAGCCAGGTGCTTTAAGAATACCTGTTTTAATTAAAAAGTATGTTAAGCAAAATGCACGTTTGGTTGCTTTTAATGTAGATCCTAAGTTTAATAATGCTGTAGATGGTTTAATGTATATTAAGGTTTCTGATATTCCAGAAAGTACTGTAAAGCCTGTAATGGAAGAGTTTCAGGCAGAATTAGAAAGAAAAGCTACAGAGTTGCAAAAAAGTAAATAA
- a CDS encoding aspartate kinase yields MKIFKFGGASVKDAASVKNITSILQNEGTENTLVVISAMGKITNAFEEVIEAYYNKTDKLSENLGVIEDFHKNLMSDLFDKDDAIFKEIDILLGELSWFLARNTSQRYNYVYDQIICFGELLSTKIVSAYLTKVGIQNNWFDVRNYIKTDSNYRDAKVDWTLTQQIITEKVDATKLNITQGFIAANDTENTTTLGREGSDYTAGIFAYCLNAENVTIWKDVPGVLNADPRVFEETTLLKQISYEEAIEMAFYGASVIHPKTLQPLERKEIPLLVRSFVNPKEAGTRISKGSNLEPLIPCFIVKKDQILVSISALDFSFMVENNISYIFKKLHDYQLKVNLIQNSAISFSVCIDNKFNGFEAFYNELKNEFKIDVQKGVDLFTVRHFDDKAVASIEEKGSSLLTQVNKETIQIVLATN; encoded by the coding sequence ATGAAGATTTTTAAATTTGGAGGAGCTTCTGTAAAAGATGCCGCAAGTGTAAAAAATATAACAAGTATTTTACAAAACGAAGGAACAGAAAATACATTAGTGGTAATTTCTGCAATGGGTAAGATTACAAATGCTTTTGAAGAGGTTATAGAAGCTTACTATAATAAAACAGATAAATTATCTGAAAACTTAGGGGTTATAGAAGATTTTCATAAAAATCTAATGTCTGATTTGTTTGATAAAGATGATGCTATTTTTAAAGAAATAGATATTTTATTAGGTGAGTTAAGTTGGTTTTTAGCCAGAAATACATCACAAAGGTATAATTATGTGTACGATCAAATTATTTGTTTCGGAGAGCTTTTATCAACAAAAATTGTAAGTGCTTATCTAACAAAAGTGGGTATTCAAAATAATTGGTTTGACGTTAGAAATTATATTAAAACGGACAGTAATTATAGAGATGCTAAAGTAGATTGGACTTTAACGCAACAAATTATTACAGAAAAAGTTGATGCTACCAAATTAAATATAACACAAGGTTTTATAGCGGCAAACGATACAGAAAATACTACAACTTTAGGTAGAGAAGGTTCTGATTATACTGCAGGAATTTTTGCTTATTGTTTAAATGCAGAAAATGTAACTATCTGGAAAGATGTACCAGGAGTTTTAAATGCAGACCCAAGAGTTTTTGAAGAAACAACTTTGTTAAAACAAATTTCTTATGAAGAAGCTATAGAAATGGCATTTTATGGTGCATCTGTAATTCATCCAAAAACATTACAGCCATTAGAAAGAAAAGAAATTCCGTTATTGGTACGTTCTTTTGTGAACCCTAAAGAAGCTGGAACCAGAATTTCTAAAGGATCTAATTTAGAACCATTAATACCATGTTTTATTGTTAAGAAAGATCAGATTTTAGTTTCTATTTCAGCATTAGATTTTTCTTTTATGGTAGAAAATAACATTAGTTATATATTTAAGAAATTACACGATTATCAATTAAAAGTTAATTTAATACAAAACTCTGCAATTAGTTTTTCTGTTTGTATTGATAATAAATTTAATGGCTTCGAGGCGTTTTACAATGAACTTAAAAACGAGTTTAAAATTGATGTTCAAAAAGGCGTAGATTTATTTACTGTGCGTCATTTTGATGATAAAGCCGTTGCAAGTATAGAAGAAAAAGGATCGTCTTTATTAACACAGGTAAACAAAGAGACTATACAGATTGTTTTGGCAACAAATTAA
- a CDS encoding GNAT family N-acetyltransferase, translating to MDFKIRLGQEEDMQAVLDLITELAVFEKEPDAVEITVEDLINDGFSKDPKFKIYVAEQENTIIGIALFYERYSTWKGRTIHLEDLIVTKSKQKIGAGKALYKAVLKYAFDNNFNRVAWEVIDWNKNAIDFYKSTGATYLNDWSVVQMNKENLAKFIQNN from the coding sequence ATGGACTTTAAAATAAGATTAGGGCAAGAAGAAGACATGCAAGCTGTATTAGATTTAATTACAGAATTGGCTGTTTTTGAAAAAGAACCAGATGCTGTAGAGATAACTGTAGAAGATTTAATAAATGATGGTTTTTCTAAAGATCCTAAATTTAAGATTTATGTGGCAGAACAAGAAAATACTATTATCGGTATTGCGTTGTTTTACGAACGATATTCTACTTGGAAAGGAAGAACAATACATTTAGAAGATTTGATTGTAACTAAAAGCAAGCAAAAAATAGGCGCAGGTAAAGCACTTTATAAAGCAGTTTTAAAATATGCGTTTGATAATAATTTTAATAGAGTTGCTTGGGAAGTAATTGATTGGAACAAAAATGCCATCGATTTCTACAAAAGCACAGGTGCTACTTATTTAAATGATTGGTCTGTAGTACAAATGAACAAAGAAAATTTAGCAAAATTTATTCAAAATAATTAG
- the fbp gene encoding class 1 fructose-bisphosphatase: MLPKKQTLGEFIIENQHAFKYSSGELSSLLNSIRLAAKVVNHEVNKAGLVDIIGAHGDTNIQGEDQQKLDVYANDKFIQTLTRRNIVCGIASEEEDSFISINSIDENNQNKYVVLIDPLDGSSNIDVNVSVGTIFSIYRRVTPTGSPVQLEDFLQKGIEQVAAGYVVYGTSTMLVYTTGDGVNGFTLNPAIGTFYLSHPNMTFPEDGNIYSVNEGNYFDFPEGVKKYIKYCQEEEGERPYTSRYIGSLVSDFHRNMIKGGIYMYPKGSRNPNGKLRLLYECNPMAFLAEQANGYASDGYTRTMEVEPTELHQRVPFVCGSKNMVNKLEEFMQKYGE, from the coding sequence ATGTTACCAAAAAAACAGACTTTAGGAGAATTTATTATTGAAAATCAGCACGCTTTTAAATACAGTTCTGGCGAACTATCTAGTTTATTAAACTCAATTAGATTAGCTGCAAAAGTTGTAAATCACGAAGTAAATAAAGCTGGTTTGGTAGATATTATTGGTGCTCATGGAGACACAAACATTCAAGGTGAAGACCAACAAAAATTAGATGTTTATGCAAATGATAAATTTATACAAACACTAACTAGAAGAAATATTGTTTGTGGTATTGCCAGTGAAGAAGAAGACAGTTTTATCTCTATAAATAGTATCGACGAGAACAATCAAAATAAATATGTTGTATTAATAGACCCTTTAGATGGCTCTTCTAATATTGATGTAAACGTTTCTGTAGGAACAATTTTTTCTATTTACAGAAGAGTTACACCAACAGGAAGCCCAGTACAACTAGAAGATTTTTTACAAAAAGGTATTGAGCAAGTTGCAGCTGGTTACGTGGTTTATGGTACATCTACAATGCTAGTTTATACTACCGGAGATGGTGTAAATGGTTTTACCTTGAACCCAGCAATTGGTACATTTTATTTATCGCACCCAAATATGACGTTTCCAGAAGATGGAAATATCTATTCTGTTAACGAAGGAAATTATTTCGATTTTCCAGAAGGTGTAAAAAAATATATAAAATACTGTCAAGAAGAAGAAGGAGAAAGACCTTACACAAGTAGATATATCGGTTCTTTGGTTTCAGATTTTCATAGAAATATGATAAAAGGAGGTATTTACATGTACCCAAAAGGTTCTAGAAATCCGAACGGAAAACTACGCTTACTTTACGAATGTAATCCTATGGCTTTTTTAGCGGAACAAGCAAATGGCTATGCTTCTGACGGTTACACTAGAACCATGGAAGTAGAACCAACAGAATTACACCAAAGAGTACCTTTTGTTTGCGGAAGTAAAAATATGGTAAACAAATTAGAGGAATTTATGCAGAAATACGGCGAATAA
- a CDS encoding superoxide dismutase, which yields MAFQLPELGYAYDALEPNIDARTMEIHHTKHHNGYTTKLNGAIEGTDLEGKSIEDILANLDMSNGAVRNNGGGFYNHSLFWTVMNPNDRGYLSGDLKDAIESAFGSKEAFIDAFSKAAATQFGSGWAWLCVLPGGKVEVCSTPNQDNPLMPGVNCEGTPILGLDVWEHAYYLNYQNRRPDYINAFFNVINWNEVERRYAAAK from the coding sequence ATGGCTTTTCAATTACCAGAATTAGGATATGCATACGATGCTTTAGAACCTAATATAGATGCTAGAACTATGGAAATTCACCATACAAAACATCACAACGGATATACAACAAAATTAAACGGAGCAATAGAAGGAACTGATTTAGAAGGAAAATCTATCGAAGATATTCTTGCTAATTTAGATATGAGTAACGGCGCTGTAAGAAATAACGGTGGTGGATTTTACAATCACTCTTTATTTTGGACAGTAATGAACCCAAACGATAGAGGTTATTTATCTGGAGATTTAAAAGACGCTATTGAAAGCGCTTTCGGATCTAAAGAAGCATTTATCGACGCTTTTTCTAAAGCAGCAGCTACTCAGTTTGGTTCTGGTTGGGCATGGTTATGTGTTTTACCAGGTGGTAAAGTAGAAGTTTGTTCTACACCTAACCAAGACAACCCATTAATGCCAGGTGTAAACTGCGAAGGAACTCCTATTTTAGGATTGGATGTTTGGGAACATGCATATTACTTAAACTACCAAAACAGAAGACCAGATTATATTAATGCATTTTTTAATGTAATTAACTGGAATGAAGTTGAGCGTAGATATGCTGCAGCAAAATAA
- a CDS encoding T9SS type A sorting domain-containing protein: MLKQAKRIIFIFYLFYGAILSAQTSTATYSSGDIPTGFENSSQCAPLSELQVIVPPGSIVTSVDVVYQMTARVQGWMSDQRSRLIYVEGAVSENNYTAGIGDSPGTLSYARSGLTIANGVSVSGVLTFQMDVLRVIWEGTGAGCSVNENKVDNNSWIITVNYTAPPPVAEGYLGPGGVGSIDGTSSLVLWTNPDDISENDNAPFASWSDLSGYNSTLTQEDVTFQPIIKKNIVNGYDAVRFEESNRRLRKTNFTNFPTTAISGFYVNKTENANEGGDGVLSYASSSALNNDFLLFNSNNLSMYVTNQARGSGLNVSTANWNVIGYRWHTSGTANTSLNGTDRNINFPGGRIITPGGSLALAGEQDSEDDGAGGNDGDYVASQAHQGDFAEVIMYNKYINEAERIIVSNYLSAKYNITLNSNNFYDEDDSAAGNFDYDVAGIGQATDGSNHVDSQGTGIVRIYNPSSLANDEFLFWGRDNKEDIVFETNEDNYQQRTSTKWRVSKRNDVGDVSFILDLSSVDISSKEDCAVLKLVIDNDSDLLSPTSTYDLADIGGGLYQANNVVFSNNDYFAVEYQDLIVVDDTQYYNGSAITNVPDLTDGCFKLLVKSTSNGSLTLTEDAVVREIEIENGGILSVNSGVLLKVKNGILNNGELRLVGNSQLVQTHTTGNNLNSGTGKLFVDQTATSSSVYQSGYWSSPVRNSGTTPGTPFSINDVLKDGTNVATSPTSTVGEAADINFTPNFDGDSSSEPISISSRWLAKFVNASDWTRFVDPTDPIFLPGEGWNMKSVGATFTFSGIPNDGDYSFTLDQNKFNLIGNPYPSALDAEAFINDNSSEFNGVIYIYNGSSDNTHVRGDYSGTYNTIVSGVTVGGGRYLPIGQGFFVTKETPGSGTLVFKNSQRTLNDLSDTGVIVAKTSSKQKSTRDFSTIKIDFKFNLSESEVRTRTVATVFRGLTDEYDIGFDAVMWGLQPTDLYLKVKGSTSPYIITGTFNFDESLEIPMVVQLDQDREVTFSISEKIKINTPVYLNDRVLNKFYNLDEAPKSLNLASGTYDDRFFITFTDKTLTNEDFKEDEFLLSIQGGDNGEFLIKNTSNYQIETVKLFNILGAEVFNQDINSNKSELNFKLNKLSKAVYILVIKTEKGLFNKKIIID; encoded by the coding sequence ATGTTAAAACAAGCAAAAAGAATAATTTTTATTTTTTATCTTTTTTATGGTGCTATTTTAAGTGCCCAAACTTCAACTGCAACGTACAGTTCAGGAGATATTCCAACAGGTTTTGAGAATTCTAGTCAATGTGCTCCGTTGTCAGAGTTGCAAGTTATTGTACCGCCAGGATCTATTGTTACGAGTGTAGATGTTGTTTATCAAATGACGGCACGTGTTCAAGGTTGGATGTCAGACCAAAGATCTAGATTAATTTATGTTGAAGGTGCTGTAAGTGAGAACAATTATACTGCAGGTATAGGAGATAGTCCAGGAACATTATCTTACGCTCGATCGGGTTTAACAATCGCAAATGGCGTAAGTGTTTCAGGGGTTTTGACTTTTCAAATGGATGTTTTAAGAGTAATTTGGGAAGGTACAGGAGCTGGCTGTAGTGTTAATGAAAATAAGGTTGATAATAATAGTTGGATAATTACTGTGAATTATACTGCTCCGCCTCCTGTAGCAGAAGGATATTTAGGTCCCGGCGGTGTAGGTAGTATTGATGGTACTTCGAGTCTTGTGCTATGGACAAACCCAGATGATATTTCTGAAAATGACAATGCTCCTTTTGCTTCTTGGTCAGATTTATCGGGTTATAATTCAACTTTAACTCAAGAAGATGTTACTTTTCAGCCTATAATTAAGAAAAATATTGTTAACGGCTATGATGCGGTTAGGTTCGAAGAATCTAATAGACGTTTGAGAAAAACTAACTTCACAAACTTTCCAACAACAGCAATTTCTGGCTTCTATGTGAATAAAACTGAAAATGCAAATGAAGGAGGTGACGGAGTGTTATCTTATGCGTCATCATCTGCTCTTAATAACGATTTTCTATTATTTAATAGCAATAATTTGTCTATGTATGTTACTAATCAGGCAAGGGGTTCTGGCTTAAATGTAAGCACTGCAAACTGGAATGTTATTGGTTATAGATGGCATACATCTGGAACGGCAAATACATCTCTTAACGGAACTGATAGAAATATTAATTTTCCTGGTGGTAGAATTATAACTCCTGGCGGTTCTTTAGCTTTGGCTGGTGAACAAGATAGTGAAGATGATGGAGCAGGAGGAAATGATGGTGATTATGTAGCTTCACAAGCGCATCAAGGAGACTTTGCAGAGGTAATTATGTATAATAAATATATTAATGAAGCAGAGAGAATTATTGTTAGTAATTATTTATCTGCAAAATATAATATTACCTTAAATTCAAATAATTTTTACGATGAAGATGATTCAGCTGCTGGTAATTTTGATTATGATGTTGCGGGTATTGGTCAAGCAACAGATGGTTCTAATCATGTAGATTCTCAAGGAACAGGAATTGTTAGAATTTATAACCCAAGTAGTCTTGCAAATGATGAATTTTTATTTTGGGGTAGAGATAATAAAGAGGATATCGTTTTTGAAACAAATGAAGATAATTATCAACAAAGAACTTCTACTAAATGGCGAGTTAGTAAAAGAAATGATGTTGGTGACGTTAGTTTTATATTAGATTTATCATCCGTAGATATTTCTAGTAAAGAAGATTGTGCTGTACTTAAATTAGTTATAGATAATGACAGTGATTTATTATCGCCTACATCTACTTATGATTTAGCAGATATTGGTGGTGGTTTATATCAAGCTAATAATGTGGTTTTTTCTAATAATGATTATTTTGCTGTAGAATACCAAGATTTAATAGTTGTTGATGATACGCAATACTATAATGGTTCTGCCATTACAAATGTGCCAGATTTAACAGATGGCTGTTTTAAATTGTTGGTAAAAAGTACTTCTAATGGTTCGCTAACGTTAACCGAGGATGCTGTTGTTAGAGAGATTGAGATTGAAAACGGAGGAATTTTATCTGTTAATTCTGGCGTGTTACTAAAAGTTAAAAATGGTATTTTAAATAACGGTGAACTAAGATTAGTTGGTAATTCTCAATTAGTACAAACTCATACAACTGGTAATAATTTAAACTCAGGGACAGGTAAACTTTTCGTAGATCAAACTGCAACTAGCTCATCTGTATATCAATCTGGTTATTGGTCTTCGCCAGTAAGAAATTCTGGTACAACACCAGGCACTCCTTTTTCAATAAACGATGTTTTAAAAGACGGAACAAATGTAGCTACATCTCCAACTTCAACTGTTGGTGAAGCTGCTGACATTAATTTTACTCCTAATTTTGATGGAGATTCGTCATCAGAGCCTATAAGTATTAGTTCTAGGTGGTTGGCTAAGTTTGTAAATGCTAGTGATTGGACAAGATTTGTAGATCCAACAGATCCTATTTTTCTTCCAGGAGAAGGATGGAATATGAAAAGTGTTGGTGCTACATTTACTTTTTCTGGTATACCAAACGATGGAGATTATTCTTTTACATTAGATCAAAATAAATTTAATTTAATAGGTAACCCGTATCCTTCTGCACTAGATGCAGAAGCATTTATAAATGATAATTCATCAGAATTTAATGGTGTAATTTATATTTATAACGGTTCTTCTGATAATACTCATGTTAGAGGAGATTATTCTGGAACTTATAATACTATTGTTAGTGGGGTAACAGTCGGTGGAGGAAGATATTTACCGATTGGGCAGGGATTTTTTGTGACAAAAGAAACACCAGGTTCTGGTACTTTAGTTTTTAAAAATTCACAAAGAACCTTAAATGATTTATCTGATACTGGTGTAATAGTTGCTAAAACATCATCAAAACAAAAAAGTACTAGAGATTTTTCAACCATAAAGATTGATTTTAAATTTAATTTATCTGAAAGTGAAGTTAGAACCCGAACAGTAGCAACAGTGTTTAGAGGTTTAACAGATGAGTATGATATTGGTTTCGATGCAGTTATGTGGGGCTTGCAACCAACAGATTTGTATTTAAAAGTTAAGGGTTCTACTAGTCCTTATATTATTACTGGTACGTTTAATTTTGATGAATCTTTAGAAATACCGATGGTAGTTCAGTTAGATCAAGATCGAGAAGTTACTTTTTCTATAAGCGAAAAGATAAAAATTAACACACCTGTGTATTTAAATGATAGAGTTTTAAATAAATTCTATAATTTAGATGAAGCTCCAAAATCTCTAAATTTAGCATCGGGTACTTATGATGATAGGTTTTTTATCACTTTTACAGATAAAACATTAACTAATGAAGATTTTAAAGAGGATGAATTTTTATTAAGTATTCAAGGAGGTGATAATGGCGAGTTTTTAATTAAAAATACATCTAATTATCAGATAGAAACTGTAAAGTTGTTTAATATTTTGGGAGCTGAAGTTTTTAATCAGGATATAAATAGTAATAAAAGTGAGTTAAACTTTAAATTAAACAAACTGTCTAAAGCGGTATATATTTTAGTTATTAAGACAGAAAAGGGATTGTTCAATAAAAAGATTATTATTGATTAA
- a CDS encoding amidophosphoribosyltransferase, translating to MSDAIKHECGIALVRLKKPLQFYKDKYGTAFYGINKMYLLMEKQHNRGQDGAGFASVKFNVEPGTRYISRVRSNKSQPIQDVFGQINDRLNGVLEQNPDKKDDVAWQEENMPYIGNLFLGHVRYGTFGKNSIESVHPFLRQSNWKHQNLIVAGNFNMTNSKHLLEELIELGQHPKEFTDTVTVMEKIGHFLEDEVAKLYQKAKKKGFNKKNASPYIEENLSIKKVLKRSSKNWDGGYAMAGLVGHGDAFVLRDPNGIRPTYFFEDEEVVVVASERPVIQTVFNIEIDKVQELERGHALIIKKNGKTAIKQVLEPRENKACSFERIYFSRGSDASIYEERKNLGKLVFPKILKSIDSDISNTVFSYIPNTAETSFYGMTEAAEDLLNQQKTQKILAGGTKLSAQKVTEILSERARFEKIAIKDAKLRTFIADDSSRDDLVEHVYDITYGVVKPTDNLVIIDDSIVRGTTLKKSIIKILDRLSPKKIVVVSSAPQIRYPDCYGIDMARIDAFIAFKAAIELLKDTNQEGIIGEVYKKSKEQQSKADEEIVNYVKEIYAPFTTEEISAKIAQMLKTKDVKADVEVIYQTVENLHKACPNNLGDWYFTGDYPTPGGHRVVNEAFINYYEGNDKRAY from the coding sequence ATGAGTGATGCTATTAAACATGAATGTGGAATTGCACTTGTTAGATTAAAAAAACCATTACAGTTTTACAAAGATAAATACGGTACTGCTTTTTACGGAATTAATAAAATGTATTTATTAATGGAAAAGCAGCATAATCGTGGTCAAGATGGTGCAGGTTTTGCAAGTGTAAAATTTAATGTAGAACCTGGTACTAGATATATTAGCAGAGTTCGTTCTAACAAATCGCAACCAATACAAGATGTTTTTGGGCAAATTAACGATCGCTTAAATGGTGTTTTAGAACAAAACCCAGATAAGAAAGATGATGTAGCATGGCAAGAAGAAAACATGCCTTACATTGGTAACTTATTTTTAGGTCATGTTCGTTATGGTACATTTGGTAAAAACAGTATCGAAAGTGTGCATCCGTTTTTACGTCAAAGTAATTGGAAACATCAAAACTTAATTGTTGCAGGTAACTTTAACATGACTAATTCTAAACATTTATTAGAAGAGTTAATAGAGTTGGGGCAACATCCAAAAGAATTTACAGATACAGTAACTGTCATGGAGAAAATTGGTCATTTCTTAGAAGATGAAGTGGCTAAATTATATCAGAAAGCAAAAAAGAAAGGTTTTAATAAAAAGAATGCTTCGCCTTATATCGAAGAAAATTTAAGCATAAAAAAAGTTTTAAAAAGATCTTCTAAAAACTGGGATGGTGGTTATGCAATGGCAGGATTAGTTGGTCACGGAGATGCTTTTGTTTTAAGAGATCCAAACGGAATAAGACCTACATATTTCTTCGAAGATGAAGAGGTTGTAGTTGTAGCATCAGAAAGACCCGTAATTCAGACAGTATTTAATATCGAAATTGATAAAGTACAAGAATTAGAAAGAGGGCATGCTTTAATTATTAAGAAAAATGGTAAAACAGCTATTAAACAAGTTTTAGAACCAAGAGAAAACAAAGCTTGTTCTTTCGAGCGTATTTATTTTTCTAGAGGAAGTGATGCATCAATCTATGAAGAAAGAAAAAACTTAGGTAAATTAGTGTTTCCTAAAATATTAAAATCGATAGATAGCGATATTTCTAACACTGTTTTTTCTTACATACCAAATACGGCAGAAACTTCTTTCTACGGAATGACGGAAGCTGCAGAAGATTTACTTAATCAGCAAAAAACACAAAAAATCTTAGCAGGTGGTACTAAGTTATCTGCTCAAAAAGTAACAGAGATTTTATCTGAAAGAGCTCGTTTTGAAAAAATAGCTATTAAAGATGCAAAGTTAAGAACATTTATTGCTGATGATAGTTCTAGAGATGACCTTGTAGAACATGTTTATGATATTACTTATGGTGTTGTAAAACCTACAGACAATCTTGTAATTATAGACGATAGTATTGTAAGAGGAACAACTTTAAAGAAAAGTATTATTAAAATATTAGATAGACTTAGCCCTAAGAAGATAGTAGTTGTTTCATCTGCGCCTCAAATACGCTACCCAGATTGTTATGGTATAGATATGGCCAGAATTGATGCTTTTATTGCGTTTAAAGCTGCGATAGAATTATTAAAAGATACAAATCAAGAAGGTATTATAGGTGAAGTTTATAAAAAATCTAAAGAGCAACAATCTAAGGCAGATGAAGAAATTGTAAATTATGTAAAAGAAATTTACGCACCATTTACAACAGAAGAAATATCAGCAAAAATTGCTCAAATGCTAAAAACAAAAGATGTTAAGGCAGATGTAGAGGTAATTTATCAAACTGTAGAGAACTTGCATAAGGCTTGCCCTAATAACTTAGGAGATTGGTATTTTACCGGAGATTATCCCACACCTGGTGGTCATAGAGTTGTAAATGAGGCTTTTATTAATTACTATGAAGGAAACGATAAAAGAGCTTATTAA